Genomic window (Blattabacterium cuenoti):
AAAATTTATTAATTAATAATGTTATTTTTTCTCTTAACTGCATTTAATTTTAAAGTTAAACAATTCTTTTATACTTTATTTTTCACTATCCAATCATATCCTTCTTGTTCTAATTTTTCAGCTAATTTTTGATTTCCTGACTGTATAATTTTTCCATTATATAGAATATGAATGATATAATCTGAAAAAATGTAATTTAACAATCTTTTATAATGAGTAATAATTAAAACAGAATTTTTATCATTTCTAAAAGCGTTAATTCCTTGAGCAACTATACGTAAAGCATCTATATCTAAACCGGAATCAACTTCATCTAAAATAGATAATAAAGGATCTAACATCATCATTTGAAATATTTCGTTACGTTTTTTTTCTCCTCCCGAAAACCCTTCATTTAAAGAACGATAGAAGAAGTTTTTTTCAATATTTAATAAAGAAGATTTTTCTTTGATCTTTAATAAAATATTTTTAGAAGACATTTTTTTTATATTCCGTCCCTCACGAATAGAATTTAATGCGGTTTTAATAAAATTAACGATTGAGACTCCTGGTATTTCTATTGGATGTTGAAAAGAAAG
Coding sequences:
- the sufC gene encoding Fe-S cluster assembly ATPase SufC — encoded protein: MLNIENLHASIENQKVLRGVSLKINTGESHVIMGPNGSGKSTLASIIAGNKKYKITKGNIYFLNKNLKNFSPEERAHLGIFLSFQHPIEIPGVSIVNFIKTALNSIREGRNIKKMSSKNILLKIKEKSSLLNIEKNFFYRSLNEGFSGGEKKRNEIFQMMMLDPLLSILDEVDSGLDIDALRIVAQGINAFRNDKNSVLIITHYKRLLNYIFSDYIIHILYNGKIIQSGNQKLAEKLEQEGYDWIVKNKV